The Acinonyx jubatus isolate Ajub_Pintada_27869175 chromosome B3, VMU_Ajub_asm_v1.0, whole genome shotgun sequence genomic interval TTGGTTTGTGACATGTAAGTATATATAGGACTACTAAAGAAATACCAGTAAAATCTTAACACAAGttaaatttggatatttttaagcCAAGTAGGCTTTTTAGGGAGGGGAAATTAATAACTTTGCAAAATCAAGCAGTAATAGTATGCCTGAACCTTTAAAGGTTAGAATCAACTTTTGGAAGTTTGCAATAATGAAGACTACATCAACTTTTTATATCTTGGTCTCCTGATCTGAATTCCTAACAGGCAATGACTAGAATTGAAGAAAGTAAATAGTGCTTGAAAGGAGATGAGACTGCGTTATGTTCAGATAATTGAGTCTTTCTGAAACTGGAATGGTActgacagttttgttttcttcacagtcttgagaaggagaaagcagaaattGAACGAATGCGAAACCTGACTGAGGAAGAGAGGCGAGCTGAGCTTCGGGCAAATGGCAAAGTTATTACCAACAAAGCTGTGAAGGGCAAATATAAGTTCTTACAGAAGTATTATCACCGGGGTGCCTTCTTCATGgtaagaaatgaaaagggaatggGAAGGTTGGTCTGTAGAAATAACTCCAAATCTGTGagttcttttttccctccaagaATAAACTGTCTTGGGATGTTACTTTCACTTGCCAATGGTCAATTTTCTCAGTTACTTTTTGCGTCTGAAGAACATAAACCCGATAGAAAAAACGATTTGGCAGCAGGATTTTAGAAGTAGCAGCAACTATTCTCTTTTGGCTCCCGCTCTCAGGAGGAAATGATGTAATAGAAGAATTGAGGAACGAAATACCGAGATAGTGATCTAAATAGATACATCCTAGACTGTTTAGATTCCCACAACCAATTAGATATCACTGTTCATAGCCAAGTGAGAAATTTTGCTTATGCAAAAATCAGGTCCTGCAAATAGCTTTACATTAACTCATATTTGGATGCAAAAATTTAATTCACTTCATTCTGAGCTGACAGGAAATGACTTAAACCTAACTAACCAAAAAATGGTTAACCAACCATTATGTATATCAACAAGATTTTGTTCTTCATATAAAGACTAAGGCCAATAATAGAGTCTCTTAATCCTATAAAGTGATGAAGACTTCTTCCAAATTATTTAGATTATACCAGTGATAATTCCTTAATGGAGACATGTCagaaaaagagaatgggagaACTGATTGCATTTATTAACATAATACCATGTGGTTTGTTAAATTATTTCCTGACGCTAAAGGAGTTTGTATCAAAAAgctttttcaggggtgcctgggtggttcagttggttaagcatctaacttagactcaggtcatgatctcacagttcgtgcgttcaagccctgcatcaggctctgtgctgacagctcagagcctggagcctgcttcgaattctgtatctgcctttctctctctctctgctcctcccccctgcctctctctctctctctctctctctctttttctcaaaaataaacattaaaaaaaaattttttttaaagtagttttttcAAATGCTATATATCAAACCCTAAATATCCTCCATTATAGCTAAATCCCTGCCTTTCACTGTAGACAACcaataaaattttcaaacttcAGTGGAGGGTTCCTTATTCCCCTCCAAAATCAGTTTCAGTCTATTCAGcaggaaatgtttgcttattGTATAGTTTTCCAGCCCATGTagttgtttttgtgggttttttttaagttttatttttttatttattttttgggagagagaggacaagcaagcatgggaggggcagagagaatcccaagccacagtcagtgcagagcccaatgcagggcctgaactcatgaccgtgaaatcatgacctgagctgaaatcaagagtcagacacttaaccaactgagccttccagggTGCCCCGCCCATGTAAATTTCTAGATTGGAGTCTATGGAAATTATGAATTTCTCTAAGGCTGTTTTGGAAGAGCCTGTTCTCCTGGTACTTGGTGTGAAGTGGAGCCTCATCTCAGCTCTGGCACGGGAGCGGGGGCCCCGTGAACAGAAGTGCTGGCAGGCCCCAGGAACAGAGTGCTCTGGCTGACACAATATAATTTGGAGCCATTACAATATATTGTATGTAGGACACTACTGTGGAGCTCTTAATATGCAGAATTTTACATAGTATGAATGCTAACCATTTTTACGATGATGCTATTCATATGTTAATACTTGCTAAACAAAATTATGAAGCATTGCTGACTAAGATACGTAAGGAAAGGGTTACATGAAAGTCTTTTGGTTCACATATTCAATAAACTCTTCTTATCTGGATAAGGAGAGTGAGGAGAGTGAAGTTAAAATATCTTCTGAGATTGAGAGACTCTCCACCCTAACAAGGAGAAAAGTAGATCTCACAAAAACTGTCTGTCTTATCTTTAAAGCCTTTCTATAGCTGAAGAGAAAATACTCCAAAAGTATGTATGGTTAAAGgactccactctttttttttaaagaatttttttttcaacgtttatttatttttgggacagagagagacagagcatgaacgggggaggggcagagagagagggagacacagaatcggaagcaggctccaggctctgagccatcagcccagagcctgacgcggggctcgaactcacggaccgcgagatcgtgacctggctgaagtcggacgcttaaccgactgcgccacccaggcgcccctaaaggacTCCACTCTTACACAAAGTTGTCCTTAACCAAGATGGTGCTGTTTTAATTCCTTCAGCATGTTTGTAATTTGTATCATAACATTATGGTTTTAACTAACAGGTTGATGTGAAACTATTCTCTATAGTTATTTTATAGTTAATTAAATAACcttttgagcatttactatgtaaaGGGCactactggttttttttgttttgttttgaggtagactccatgcccaacatagggcttgaactcatgaccctgagataagaACTGAGATaagaactgagccagccaggcaccttaaGAGCACTACTGTTTAACACTGCTAGAGGATATGTAATTCGTGCCCCTCAGATGGCTTACAACCTAAAAATGGGGCTAAGGCAAATATATACTGTACTATAACAAAAGGACAAGCGAAAATACTGTGGGACTTCTGAAGAGGGAGAGGTTTTATTTTGTAGATGGAAAAGAGtaaaggaggtgacatttaagatGTGTAAACTTTCTGACTTGTATAGTAGGAAGACATTCCAGGTGAATGGACTAGGAGGGGAGGCAAAAAGTATCATCTATAAAGGGAAGTTGCAAGGAGAGGTAGATTAAAGCTATATAGTATTTGGCCTTGACTATTATAGAGTTGTGCATATTTAACAAAACAGAGAACCACTGAAAGTTTGTGACTGTGGCAAATGTATGAGAGTGTTTTAGGAAAAAATCTAGTTGTAGTGTGTAAGATTGATTCCAAGAAAACACTACACCCCAGATAATGGGAACTTATAGGaagtggtggggcacctgggtggctcagtcaggtgagtgtctgactgatttcagggtcatgagatgggagtcccacattgggttccgtgctgagcatggagcccacttgagattctctctccctctctctgtccctgcctccccccactctcttgctcactctctctaaaaaatgggtgatgggcattaaggagggcatttgctgGGATGAGtgctggatgttatatgtaagtaatgaatcactaaaatctactcctgaaatcattacattatatgctaactaacttggattcaaatttaaaaaaaaaaaaattggcaactCATTGTGCATAAAGATtactcaaatttttaatttgggtAATTAAGAAAATGTTGTTCCTACTAATGGAAGAAGCTAGAAAGAGATTGGTTTGGAAAGGTTAGGGAAATGATTTTCACTTTAGATGTGAGTCTGAAGTCCCATCCAAATATCCAAGGTAAGATATACAATGGGCAGCAGAAAATTCAGGAGCAGACATTAGGAGCCTGTAGAGGCTTCTACAGAGTCGGAGTTATGACTGAATGAACATATTGAGTTCAGAGAATATAGCCAACCTTCAGGAAATGTTtacatttaggaaagaaaaagacaacacaaagggaaaaagaagtatCATCTCTCAACTAGATGTAAGCTCTTGAAGAATAGGTTCAGTACCTTCTTTGTATCCCTTGTGGCTTAATAAATTTGTGATTTGAATATATGGGAAATAACCACAAGATTAATAAGATTCTTTTCTACAGGATGAGGATGAAGAAGTATACAAGAGAGATTTCAGTGCACCTACTCTGGAGGATCATTTCAACAAAACCATTCTTCCCAAAGTCATGCAGGTAATGGGGTACCTTAAGAACAAGCAAGAGAGAAGTAATGTATTGAGGGCTGGGACATGATATTTGGTGGTATAAGTCATCATCTATCCTTCTTTCAGGTCAAGAACTTCGGGCGCTCTGGTCGCACCAAATACACCCACCTTGTGGATCAGGACACCACCTCTTTTGACTCAGCATGGGGCCAAGAGAGTGCCCAGAACACAAAGTTCTTTAAACAAAAGGCAGCTGGGGTACGAGATGTATTTGAACGGCCATCTGCCAAGAAGCGGAAAACTACTTAGAGTTCAACTATTTATTCTTCCGGCTGTGGGACACAAGGGGACATCTTAGCATCTGGTCCTTGATTTGATGTTACTGTTATTTACATGGCCCCTATATCCAGCCTATTGGACATACTGCCATACTTGTGACACTAGGTAACCCAGTCTTTGAAGGTGCTTTGTGAGGTTTGGACTCATGCTGAGAAACCCACAGAAAAGCACTATCCAGGTAGGATTAGAGGCTCCCCACTTAAAACCATTTCTGAGAAATCTTAGGTTTCCTCacatctctgccttccttcccaaaTTCACTTGGGACTATTCCAGGTTTCTTTTTCCAGCCTCTTAGCTTGGGTTAGAAACATGGGCATGTAAGTGGACAATGCTACCTTATAGGAAATCTAATCTCACAGATAGCTGTTTTGAGTTTTTGGTTGGAGTCAGTTTTTCTAAGTGAACATATTTTTTGatccatttatgtgtgtgtgtcaagaaataaaagaatcatacacGAAGGTTTTTTATGatactggaaataaaatgtgCAGGCTAACAAGAATCTAcctattaagtaaaataaaagcagagaattgTTGGGCTGAGTGTTTTACGTTTTGATCATCACCTTTGCTCTCAGAAACAAACTCAGATGCTAGATAGGCTATATTCTAAGTGGCACCCAGATTTACTCCATGAGCAGAAATATGTATGGTTCTCCTTGCTCTCTAAACTACAGCTGTATTTAGAACAAAAGTTGACACATGAAATGAGGAAGCTAAGTACTTACCAGTATCTTCTCCATGCCCAGCTTCTATATCAAGGATGGCACAGTGCTCTCCCAGTTGCAATGTAATGACATCATGCTACACTTAATTTCAGTGATTTTCCACTTAATATTTACTACATAACCACCCTGCACATGGCAGAGCACTAGGAGTCAGGAGTTGTAAGGAATGACATTTAATCAGTGGAAAGGCTATTTCTCAAttacataaaaaaatgagaaggccATCGTCTTTttacaatcttttaaaatgcCCCACTGGGAGAAACACTCAAATTTCTAAatgtcctaaaataaaaaaaataagagtataaaTTACTATGAGGTAATAAACCCATAAAGATGAGTATAGGTCACTTGTGTGGGTGCCAGAGAGGGATACAACCTAAGAGTTACCCTAGACCCAAAATGAGAATAGCCATTGaaagtttcttttgagagagtgcgccCCCGTGCACACAcataagcagaggagagggagaagaggagagaaagaatcccaagcaggctctttgctgtgtgtgtgaagccgatggggctcaatctcacaaaccgtgagatcatgacctgaagcaaaatcaagaatcagcaaCCAGGTACCCCAAGGCACCACAAGACATTGACATTCTTTTAAGAACATGTTTATAGCTATTTGAGTGTCTACTCTGAGGCAGACACTAAGCTTTTTACATTCACCAACTCATAGGTTCTAAAtctattcaggggcgcctgggtggctcggtcggtaaagtggctgacttcggcttaggtcatgatctcacagtttgtgagtttgagccctgtatcaggctctgctcacagctcaagcctggagcctgctttggaatctgtattctcctttctatctgcctctccccagctcatgttttcaaaaatgaataaacatttaaaaaaaattttaaactctatCAGGTATGtatcattttacagttgaagcaGCTCAGCAAGTGAAATGGTCTTCGCTCCAGGATAGAAAATGGAATGTAAGGTAGTGTTAACAGTGGCTCAATTCAAATACTAAATCAACTTCATAAAGTCTTTCATAAATTAATTCTGTATAAGATCTAAGCTTTGATATCTTCTATTGCACTTACCATGTTTCTACCTCAGTATTTAAATTCTTAATTCAGTGGCTTATGAACAAGACTAGTGGCTTACATCTATATACAGTGGCTCCTTAGCAAGTACTGCTCTTTGAGTTATTCGTAAACCACTGTAGAGACCATGCCACGGGCTTCAGCAATTTTGCTGAGACTCCAAATATACCTTGAATACTGTTTAGCTAGTTAGATGAGTTGAGTTTGGCCTGCCACCTAGCATCTGCATGTGAACATGAGGTCATGAGGTATTTTTCTATACTGATCCTTCATATAATTTCATGAAATCCTGGGGGGATGAGGGGAGTTGCTTAAATTCAGTTATATTCCAACATGTAAATTTGCTACAATAAATTACAGTAGGATACATATAGCACTTGATCCAAGATAATTGCAAAATAAGAATAAgtctttattgaaataaaataatccagtgagtGGGTCTGAGAAAGCAAAGATCAGTTGGTTAAGGCAATAAGAGCCTCTACCACATTGCCCATGTGTTCCCTCAAGCTCCGTTCTGCTGCTGCTCGTGAGATCTCCATCTCTGTCATCTGCAGGAAAAGGATCAATGATGTTACCCAAGCCTCTTCTGGAGTATTAAAATGCCACCAAGACTTGCTGACTCTACTTGTTTCAGTAAACAACCCCAATTACGCAATGTAAACTCCTCTGCCCATACTAGTTAAGCATTACTACTCACTATCAGCTCCAGATCTTCCTTCTTAATGGTGACTTTGGCCAGTTCCTTCTCCCTGCAAATATTCATGTACATTAATCCTCATTCTCTAAACTCACCAGTCTTCACCATCCCAGGAAGGATCATTCCCAGCTGTGCCTTCCAAATAAATGACTTCTGACAAACACTGTTGAGTGAAAACACAAAATGACTTCCACTCCCTCACCTAACACGCCCTTCCCCTCCTGTCTGGAATCTAGGAGAGGCAGCAGGGACTGTCAGGAAGCCTTTCCTTCCAACCAACACGAGAGTAAGGCTGTAAACCTTATATATGCAGGAACTGGTGACAGAGTTGAAGAACAGTACAAGGTATAAAGGCTTAACGATGCCTTTATTTTTGTATGGGGGAAAGAGACGGACTGGTAGGGCTGGCTGCACGTACGTAAACTTACCGCTCCTGTTTGGCTTTCTGCTCCCGGGATCTTCTGTCTCCAATCACGGACATCGCCTATGGGGGGAAAAATATCTGGTTACTGCTCTGCTACCCACAATTGCTAACAATCTAAAAAGCCAGTAATAAGCGGGTCAGGGGGTCCATTCGCGATGACGAGTGTATCAGGGAGCAAGGCCTAGGTTTAATTCAATTCTGTCCACCTTAAACCCAATCTTCGTCAAGCTCCTT includes:
- the HYPK gene encoding huntingtin-interacting protein K isoform X1, which codes for MATEGDVELELETETSGPERPPEKPRKHDSGAADLERVTDYAEEKEIQSSNLETAMSVIGDRRSREQKAKQERVCQKSFIWKAQLGMILPGMVKTDDRDGDLTSSSRTELEGTHGQCGRGSYCLNQLIFAFSDPLTGLFYFNKDLFLFCNYLGSSAICILL
- the HYPK gene encoding huntingtin-interacting protein K isoform X2 — encoded protein: MATEGDVELELETETSGPERPPEKPRKHDSGAADLERVTDYAEEKEIQSSNLETAMSVIGDRRSREQKAKQEREKELAKVTIKKEDLELIMTEMEISRAAAERSLREHMGNVVEALIALTN